The Elusimicrobiota bacterium nucleotide sequence ACATCGTCGAGAGCGGCTCGCACGACGAGCTGATCGCGCTCGGCGGCCGCTACGCCCGCCTCTGGAAAGAGGGCGGCTATGGGTCGGTGGACTCGGCCGTGGCCGAAACCGACCCCCCGGCCGCCGCGAACGAGAACGCCGGTCCGGGTGCGGCCGCGACCGCGAGCGAGTCCGAAGCCGCGCCGAAGAGGTCCATTTTCACCAAGATACGCGCCGGCATGGCCGAGATCGGCGAGTACGTCCGCGGCGACGCCGAGGTCCGTCCGTTCCTGCCGCGCAAGGCGCTGGCCGGGCTCGCCGCGCTCCTCCTGACCGAATATTCCCTTTGGATCGGCGGCTCTCATTACCTCGGGCGCTTCCTCGACGGCGCCGCCTCCGTCGTCGGCGCGGGCGGCATCGGCGCGGGGCTGTGGCCGCTCGCCGCGCTCTCCGTCGGGGCGCTCGTGCTCGCGATCGGCGTGCAGTACCTGTACGCCGTGAAGCAGGGCGTCCTGAGAGCCCGGGCGCTCGCCTCGGTGCGCAAGACCTTGATGGGCCGCCTGCACGGCAAGGGCATGGACTTCCATCTGAAGAACGACTCGGCGGGCCTGGCCAGCCGCCTGAGCGAGGACGCCGACGCCCTGCTCAAGAAGAACCTGGACTCCCGCGTGCCCGTCGCCGCGAACATCGTCTCGCTCGCGCTGGCCACCGGCCTCCTGCTCGCCGCGAATCCCGTCGCCGGCGCCGTCGTCTTCGTGATGCTTCCCATACTGGGCGTCATCAACGGCTGGTTCGGCCAGAAACGCGAGGCGCTGTACGCGACCTTCAGCCTGCGCCGCGCCGACCTCGGCCGCCAGGGCCAGGAGCCGCTCGAGCTGATCCAGACGGTGAAGACCTTCGCCGGCGAGGCCAAGGAGAACGAGAAGTACCGCGCGAAGGCCCAGGCCCTCGTCGAGATCGGGGAGGAGGACGCCCGCGTCGGCGGCACCGCCCACATGCTCTCGAGCGCGCTCACCGACTTCTTCACCAAGCAGCTGATCTACATCGTCGGCGCGTGGGCCGTCGCCGCGTCGATGGGCCTGTCCATCGGCGCGATCGTCGTGATGACCTTCTACGCGGCCGCGATCAAGTCCGCCTTCGACGGCCTGTCCTCGCGCTGGCTCGAGTACAAGACCGCGCGCGGCGAGACCGGAGTGGTGCGCGAGTGGCTGGCGGAGAAGCCCTCGGCGGACGCCGGGACGCCGCTGCCCGCCGGCGGCGGCGCGATCTCCTTCGAGGGCGTCTCCTTCCGCTACGCGGCCGACGGCCAGGGCGGGATCGAGGGCCTCAGCCTGACGATCAAGCCCGGCGAGACCGTGGCCTTCGTCGGCGAGTCGGGCTCGGGCAAGAGCACCTTGCTCAAGCTGCTCCAGAACCTGTGGACCCCGCAGAGCGGCCGCATCACCATCGACGGCGCCGACGTCTCCAAGGCCGGCGAAGGCCCGCTGTCGGAGGCCATCGCCAAGGTCCCTCAGGAGACGCGTCTCTTCGACGACTCTTTACGCTACAACCTGACCTACGGCAGCCCGAACGCGACCGACGCCGAGCTCGCGGCCGCGGTCGCCGCGGCCAAGGCCGGCTTCGTCGACGACGCGGCGGCGTTCCCGGCCGGCCTCGACACGCGCGTCGGCGAGGGAGGGGCGACGCTCTCCGGCGGCCAGCGCCAGCGCGTGGCCATCGTGCGCGCCTTGCTCAAGAAGCCCCGCGTCCTGCTCCTCGACGAGGCGACCTCGGCCCTCGACAAGAAGACCGAGCGCGAGATCCAGGAGACGCTCGACCATCTCGCGTCCGGCGCCTCGGGCTCGAAGCCGACGACGCTCGTCGTCGCCCACAACCTGACCACCATCTCCGGCGCGGACCGCATCGTGGTCCTCGCGGCCGGGAAGATCGTCGAGGTCGGCTCGCACGCCGAGCTCCTCGCCAAGGGCGGCGTGTACGCCCGCCTCTGGCAGTCCCAATCCGCGTCGCGCTGAGCTAGGCGTCCGCCTGGCGGGCGTGGCTCCAGAAGCGGGGCGGCAGCGCCCCGACCGCGATGATCGCCAGCTGGCTGACGCTGAAGGCGAGCAGCCACCAGAACGCGGAGTCCATGAAGCCGTAGGAGTGCAGGCCGATGCCGAGCATGTTCACGCCGAACCAGGACACGCTCGTGATCACGTTGCCGAACACGGACATCAGCATGATCCCGCGCTCGCGCACGAAGCCGGCCCAGCGCATGTGGAGGATCAGCGCGTTCCACAGCACGATGAGCAGCGCGCCGTTCTCCTTCGGGTCCCAGCCCCAGAAGCGGCCCCAGCTCTGGTCGGCCCAGATGCCGCCGAGCACGGTGCCGAGGAAGCTGAAGAACAGGCTGAAGGCCAGCACGCCGTAGGTCAGGGAGACGAGCGCCTTGTCGTCGGCGGGATCGGGCTTGCGCAGGGCGTGGCGCCGCACGATCCAGGCGATCGCGAGCAGGCCCGCCAGGTAAGTCCCGCTGTAGCCGATGGTCACCGTGATCACGTGGGTGGCGAGCCAGAAGTTCGAGTCGAGGACCGCGCGCATCACGTCCATCGTGTCGCCCGAGGAGCCGAGGTGGTGGGCGACGAGCAAGGTCGCGAAGCCCGCGGTCGCCGCGCCCGCCGCGGCGAAGCCCCGGCGGTGGACCCTCTCGCCGAACAGGCCGAGGAAGGCGGCGCCCCAGCCGACGAAGACGGCCGACGAGTAGAGGTTGGTCACCGGCGGGCGCCCCTGTAGGACGGTGCGGGAGAGGAGGCCGAGCGTGTGCACGGTGAAGGCCGCCCAGGCGGCGGCCCGGGCCGCGGCCGCGACGTCCTCGCGCCGGGTCGCCCACGACGCGAAGACCAGGAGGAGCGCTGCGACGTACAAGGTCATGCCCGAGACGAAGGGCTGGGCTCGGTTGAACAGCGCCTCGGCCCGGGCCTGGCGCGCGGCCTTGGGCGCGTTGGCCTCGGCCCAGGCGGACTGCTCGGCCACGGCCGCGTTGAAGGCGGCGGCGTCGCCTGCGCGGTAGGCGCCGGCCATGCGCGCGAACAGCGCAGCGCTGGGGTGAAGGTCGAGGGCTCCGCCGGGGCTGAGCACGGCCTCGCCGAAGCTGGCCCACGCCTCCTCCGGCTCGCCGGGCTTCGGCGGCGCGGACTTGAACGCCGCGGCCTCGGCCAGGAACTGATAGCCCCGCATGCTCCCGTCGAGACGGCCCATCATCTCGGCGGTCTTCTTCGAGGGCTTGCCCGACTTCAGCGCGGCCATCGCCTCCTTCATCAGCGCCTGGAAGGACGCCAGCTCGGCGGCGGGGTCGCCGCGGCCGGACGGCATGAAGGTGTTCTTGATGCGCTCGTAGCCGCTCATCCTCTGGTCG carries:
- the ccsA gene encoding cytochrome c biogenesis protein CcsA; amino-acid sequence: MSARNLFAAVFVSGLVLAAWPAVKPAPRSGFDVEGFGRLPSLEGGRVKPIDSFARSTLLMIRSKQTVRVDGKALSATRWLLDSAFKPETSDTYAAFVVDDPEVLGLLGLAQGKGRYYAYWQLEPKREEISRQAQAADAVPSGARSRFQNAVLALDQRMSGYERIKNTFMPSGRGDPAAELASFQALMKEAMAALKSGKPSKKTAEMMGRLDGSMRGYQFLAEAAAFKSAPPKPGEPEEAWASFGEAVLSPGGALDLHPSAALFARMAGAYRAGDAAAFNAAVAEQSAWAEANAPKAARQARAEALFNRAQPFVSGMTLYVAALLLVFASWATRREDVAAAARAAAWAAFTVHTLGLLSRTVLQGRPPVTNLYSSAVFVGWGAAFLGLFGERVHRRGFAAAGAATAGFATLLVAHHLGSSGDTMDVMRAVLDSNFWLATHVITVTIGYSGTYLAGLLAIAWIVRRHALRKPDPADDKALVSLTYGVLAFSLFFSFLGTVLGGIWADQSWGRFWGWDPKENGALLIVLWNALILHMRWAGFVRERGIMLMSVFGNVITSVSWFGVNMLGIGLHSYGFMDSAFWWLLAFSVSQLAIIAVGALPPRFWSHARQADA